The Centroberyx gerrardi isolate f3 chromosome 19, fCenGer3.hap1.cur.20231027, whole genome shotgun sequence genome has a segment encoding these proteins:
- the LOC139907739 gene encoding protein N-terminal glutamine amidohydrolase — MSVMNGEQSVTPPQGECVYTSCYCEENVWKLCEFIQTERTAPLDEVFVVFISNENRTVPLWKQKAGHGDQPVIWDYHVVLLQVRQAVSLVYDLDSLLPFPCSLQLYSAQALRSDRRIKPAYCRKLRVIPADSFLQNFASDRSHMKDADGAWRMPPPPYPPIHTAECQMNLDQFISMQPAVGWGSVFSLDAFLLHHRGTSSSSSSSSSSTSTSSSSPTSSASLL; from the exons ATGTCTGTGATGAACGGCGAGCAGAGCGTCACTCCGCCCCAAGGAGAGTGTGTTTACACCAGCTGCTACTG TGAGGAAAATGTGTGGAAACTGTGTGAGTTCATCCAGACGGAGAGAACCGCGCCGCTGGACGAAGTGTTCGTGGTTTTTATCTCTAATGAGAACAGAACG GTTCCTCTCTGGAAGCAGAAGGCAGGTCATGGAGACCAGCCGGTGATCTGg GATTACCACGTGGTTCTGCTGCAGGTCCGTCAGGCCGTCAGTCTGGTTTATGATCTGGACTCTCTGCTGCCGTTTccctgcagcctgcagctgtACTCCGCCCAGGCGCTCCGCTCCGACCGCCGCATCAAACCCGCCTACTGCAG GAAGTTGCGTGTCATTCCTGCTGACAGCTTCCTGCAAAATTTTGCCTCGGACCGATCGCACATGAAGGACGCTGACGGAGCCTGGCGCATGCCCCCCCCACCCtacccccccatacacactgcag AGTGCCAGATGAACCTGGATCAGTTCATCAGCATGCAGCCTGCAGTCGGCTGGGGGAGCGTGTTCAGCCTGGACGCCTTCCTGCTGCACCACAGAGgaacctcttcttcttcttcttcttcttcttcttctacttctacttcttcttcttctcctactTCTTCAGCATCGTTACTTTAA